In Tachysurus vachellii isolate PV-2020 chromosome 1, HZAU_Pvac_v1, whole genome shotgun sequence, a genomic segment contains:
- the htatip2 gene encoding oxidoreductase HTATIP2 isoform X1 produces the protein MSLLEGGFTVFVVLVALIAAVLHYMENSTGEYVTYKGMDAAALEENFRQKNKSCFILGASGETGKALLKEIVQCNIFTKITLIGRRKLSFEDKTYDKVVQEVVDFEKLDEYAQAFQGHDVGYCCLGTTKAKAGTEGFIRVDHDYVLKSAELAKAGGCTHFHLESSKGADKTSSFLYLKTKGQVEADIEELSFERYSIYRPAVLLVNREESRPAEWMARRFLGAFSSVFPTAMSIPITTVARAMLINTLIKGERKTEILENKAIYNLGKIEEKR, from the exons ATGTCGCTTTTAGAGGGCggttttactgtttttgttgttttggtcGCGTTAATTGCAGCGGTTTTACACTACATGGAGAATTCAACTGGAGAATACGTGACGTATAAAGg gATGGATGCGGCTGCATTAGAAGAAAACTTCAGGCAAAAGAATAAAAGTTGTTTTATTCTTGGTGCTTCTGGAGAGACAGGGAAAGCACTGTTAAAGGAAATTGTACAGTGCAATATTTTCACCAAAATTACTCTGATCGGGCGAAGAAAGCTGAGCTTTGAGGATAAAACGTATGACAAAGTG gTGCAAGAAGTGGTGGACTTTGAGAAGCTGGATGAATATGCCCAAGCGTTTCAGGGTCACGACGTTGGGTACTGCTGCCTCGGAACAACCAAAGCCAAAGCAGGAACc gaggGATTTATCCGTGTCGATCACGACTACGTACTGAAATCAGCAGAACTAGCCAAAGCCGGGGGTTGCACACACTTCCATCTGGAGTCATCTAAAGGAGCTGACAAAACAAGCAGTTTCCTTTATCTAAAAACCAAG GGCCAAGTTGAAGCAGATATAGAGGAGCTGAGCTTTGAGCGATACTCCATCTACAGACCGGC AGTGCTGTTGGTGAACAGAGAGGAGAGTAGACCAGCTGAATGGATGGCACGAAGGTTTCTCGGAGCGTTCTCCTCCGTGTTCCCCACAGCGATGTCCATCCCCATCACCACTGTGGCTCGAGCCATGCTGATCAACACACTCATCAAAGGAGAGCGAAAAACCGAGATCCTCGAAAACAAAGCCATTTACAACCTCGGCAAGATTGAGGAAAAGCGTTAA
- the htatip2 gene encoding oxidoreductase HTATIP2 isoform X2, whose product MHTCESCIAQKMDAAALEENFRQKNKSCFILGASGETGKALLKEIVQCNIFTKITLIGRRKLSFEDKTYDKVVQEVVDFEKLDEYAQAFQGHDVGYCCLGTTKAKAGTEGFIRVDHDYVLKSAELAKAGGCTHFHLESSKGADKTSSFLYLKTKGQVEADIEELSFERYSIYRPAVLLVNREESRPAEWMARRFLGAFSSVFPTAMSIPITTVARAMLINTLIKGERKTEILENKAIYNLGKIEEKR is encoded by the exons ATGCATACATGCGAGTCATGTATTGCTCAGAA gATGGATGCGGCTGCATTAGAAGAAAACTTCAGGCAAAAGAATAAAAGTTGTTTTATTCTTGGTGCTTCTGGAGAGACAGGGAAAGCACTGTTAAAGGAAATTGTACAGTGCAATATTTTCACCAAAATTACTCTGATCGGGCGAAGAAAGCTGAGCTTTGAGGATAAAACGTATGACAAAGTG gTGCAAGAAGTGGTGGACTTTGAGAAGCTGGATGAATATGCCCAAGCGTTTCAGGGTCACGACGTTGGGTACTGCTGCCTCGGAACAACCAAAGCCAAAGCAGGAACc gaggGATTTATCCGTGTCGATCACGACTACGTACTGAAATCAGCAGAACTAGCCAAAGCCGGGGGTTGCACACACTTCCATCTGGAGTCATCTAAAGGAGCTGACAAAACAAGCAGTTTCCTTTATCTAAAAACCAAG GGCCAAGTTGAAGCAGATATAGAGGAGCTGAGCTTTGAGCGATACTCCATCTACAGACCGGC AGTGCTGTTGGTGAACAGAGAGGAGAGTAGACCAGCTGAATGGATGGCACGAAGGTTTCTCGGAGCGTTCTCCTCCGTGTTCCCCACAGCGATGTCCATCCCCATCACCACTGTGGCTCGAGCCATGCTGATCAACACACTCATCAAAGGAGAGCGAAAAACCGAGATCCTCGAAAACAAAGCCATTTACAACCTCGGCAAGATTGAGGAAAAGCGTTAA